One genomic window of Candidatus Poribacteria bacterium includes the following:
- a CDS encoding helix-turn-helix transcriptional regulator: MTEEKIEVEKSSGNIFQDLEFPNPEEYRTKARLSLIINSILTQSGLTRDAAAKFLELSEPEITALLDGRLDDFSIESLFLLIRKLDCEVKIVVNGTPAYNPATEINISMPF; the protein is encoded by the coding sequence ATGACCGAAGAAAAAATTGAGGTTGAAAAAAGCAGCGGCAATATATTCCAAGATTTAGAATTTCCTAACCCAGAAGAATACCGTACAAAAGCTCGTCTTTCCTTAATAATTAATAGTATTCTAACCCAAAGCGGACTCACGCGAGACGCTGCTGCCAAATTTTTGGAACTCAGCGAACCAGAAATCACTGCCCTCCTAGATGGCAGGCTTGACGACTTTTCGATTGAATCCCTATTTTTACTAATCAGAAAACTGGATTGTGAGGTTAAAATTGTTGTCAATGGCACACCTGCGTACAATCCCGCCACAGAGATTAACATCTCCATGCCCTTCTAA
- a CDS encoding SDR family oxidoreductase: MANRLKNKIAIITGAARGIGAKSAELFAGEGAAVAIWDVNGERGEETARQIQTTGGTAIFCACDVTDAEQIENAVAQVTSELGNPNVLFNNAGIAVVGELEEISEADWDRQYAVNVKSIYLVSRAIIPLMREAGGGSIINMASESAYVGFPMHPAYTSSKAAVVHLSRSMAVRYAEDNIRVNSLCPGTINTELYQEFLSKQPDPETIKKEIKEMHPLGIGEPEDIAWAAVYLASDESRYMTGAPMLVEGGILSL, encoded by the coding sequence ATGGCAAATCGACTCAAGAATAAAATCGCAATCATAACAGGCGCAGCAAGAGGCATCGGGGCGAAAAGTGCTGAACTTTTTGCAGGTGAAGGGGCAGCTGTCGCTATCTGGGACGTGAACGGCGAACGTGGCGAAGAAACCGCGCGGCAAATCCAGACAACCGGCGGAACAGCAATCTTCTGCGCGTGCGATGTAACCGATGCCGAACAGATTGAAAATGCTGTTGCACAGGTCACTTCCGAACTCGGTAATCCAAACGTTTTGTTTAACAACGCCGGTATCGCCGTCGTCGGCGAATTAGAAGAAATCTCTGAAGCAGACTGGGATCGACAATACGCCGTTAACGTGAAAAGTATATACCTTGTCTCTCGTGCAATAATTCCCTTGATGCGAGAAGCCGGTGGCGGTTCTATTATCAACATGGCGAGCGAATCGGCGTATGTTGGGTTCCCGATGCACCCTGCCTACACCTCCTCCAAAGCCGCCGTGGTGCATCTCTCCCGCAGCATGGCGGTTCGGTATGCCGAAGACAACATCCGAGTCAACAGTCTCTGTCCCGGCACAATTAACACCGAACTCTACCAAGAATTCCTATCAAAGCAACCCGACCCGGAAACCATCAAGAAAGAAATTAAAGAGATGCATCCGTTGGGTATCGGAGAACCAGAAGACATCGCTTGGGCAGCGGTCTATTTAGCCTCCGATGAATCCAGATACATGACGGGCGCCCCGATGCTCGTCGAGGGCGGTATCCTGTCGCTCTAA
- a CDS encoding CotH kinase family protein, with protein MKQLKSIALIVLIAIGWIISADAQDDQKTPKLSDEQKRFDHNGDGQLSEEEEAVMLRVTSVEAFTGNKLSHEEIERIQRNMAPDRTPDFGGMPGFGGGGGRRGPRPPEKLVAQFDKDEDGKLTGTERQVALDTRGGGNVTLLNESTLKESVQNDMQSSLTSAPEDSPSLYDAYTLRTLYLRFHHEDWYQQMNAFYRTDIEVPAELIVDGKVYPEVGVHFRGSSSYFTVNSEKKSFNIAVDYAEDGQRLYGYKTLNLLNGHVDASFLREVLFNRIAHDYIPAMKTNLVKLVINGENWGVYINLQQYNKDFLAEWFGTRDGIRWKIGPGGGGALTYSGDSPERYQEAYQLKTSNVENPWEDLIRLCKMLDETTPDAELVENLPSLLNIDQVLWQLAVSNVFMDDDSYIHKGGDYTIYQDVNDRFHLVPHDNNESMRFARSRGRGGGPGGGWSWGELTNGMVSPVTHQNNRARPLIKRLLSNPQWRARYLAHVRTVVNEWLDWEVLGPIVNEYMELIDAEVQQDDKKLYGYDEFKNGAPEDLRDFVNRRREYLLKHPELDRPTPKILSVNIESETDSIQSTLVLVKATLDESVAVDSVMLYYSTERYVVFNEIPMTKRGGRYVGNIPAFPPGTTVYYYVEANAVKTHGTTDFSPARAEPNAAQYRVSASVAKESPIVINELMAANTKSLTDPQGQYEDWLELHNLTNDTVDLSGMYLTDKIDNLRKWAFPENTTIPGRGYLLVWLDENGKAKTGLHANFKLSRNGETVALVDTDARGNQVLDSVTFEKQERDVAIGRWPNGSGELRHVQTTPGKENTLH; from the coding sequence ATGAAACAACTTAAATCAATTGCACTGATTGTGCTAATAGCCATTGGTTGGATAATATCCGCAGATGCCCAAGATGACCAGAAAACACCTAAACTTTCAGATGAACAGAAACGATTCGACCACAATGGCGACGGACAACTGAGTGAAGAAGAAGAAGCAGTCATGCTCCGAGTTACAAGCGTAGAAGCATTCACAGGGAACAAACTTAGCCATGAAGAGATTGAAAGGATTCAAAGGAATATGGCACCCGACAGAACCCCTGACTTTGGTGGAATGCCAGGCTTTGGGGGTGGTGGGGGACGCCGGGGACCGAGACCGCCTGAGAAACTGGTAGCACAATTCGATAAAGATGAAGATGGAAAATTGACCGGAACTGAGCGACAGGTCGCCTTGGATACGCGAGGCGGTGGGAATGTTACACTACTCAACGAATCAACCCTAAAAGAGAGCGTCCAGAACGATATGCAAAGCAGCTTGACTTCCGCGCCGGAAGATTCGCCGTCACTTTACGATGCCTACACACTTCGTACCCTCTATCTCCGGTTTCATCATGAAGATTGGTACCAACAGATGAACGCGTTTTACCGTACAGACATTGAAGTACCAGCCGAACTGATTGTTGATGGAAAGGTGTATCCGGAGGTCGGTGTCCACTTCCGAGGCAGCTCCTCATATTTTACGGTTAACTCAGAGAAAAAATCCTTTAATATTGCCGTCGATTATGCTGAAGATGGACAACGTCTCTACGGCTACAAGACTCTCAACCTACTCAATGGACACGTTGATGCCTCCTTCCTCCGCGAAGTCCTTTTCAACCGAATTGCGCACGACTATATTCCGGCAATGAAAACAAACCTCGTGAAACTCGTGATCAACGGTGAAAATTGGGGTGTTTATATCAATCTTCAACAATACAACAAAGACTTTCTCGCCGAATGGTTTGGCACAAGAGATGGCATCCGTTGGAAAATAGGTCCCGGGGGCGGTGGCGCACTGACCTATAGCGGTGATAGTCCTGAAAGATATCAAGAAGCGTATCAACTCAAAACCAGCAATGTTGAAAACCCTTGGGAAGATCTCATTAGACTCTGCAAAATGCTTGATGAAACAACACCTGATGCAGAACTTGTAGAAAACCTTCCGTCCTTGCTTAACATCGATCAGGTCCTATGGCAACTTGCTGTCTCAAATGTCTTTATGGATGACGACAGTTACATCCACAAAGGCGGCGACTATACCATCTATCAAGATGTCAACGACAGATTTCACCTTGTACCGCACGACAACAATGAAAGTATGAGATTTGCTCGTTCACGTGGACGTGGCGGCGGTCCCGGTGGCGGTTGGTCGTGGGGCGAATTAACAAATGGAATGGTATCTCCGGTCACACATCAAAACAATCGGGCGCGACCCCTTATTAAACGACTGCTCTCTAATCCACAATGGCGTGCCCGTTACCTTGCACACGTCCGTACCGTCGTAAATGAATGGCTCGATTGGGAAGTGCTTGGTCCCATCGTCAACGAATATATGGAACTCATTGATGCGGAAGTCCAGCAAGATGATAAAAAACTTTACGGATACGACGAATTCAAAAATGGCGCACCTGAAGACCTTAGGGATTTTGTGAACCGTCGCCGCGAGTATCTGTTGAAGCATCCAGAACTGGACAGGCCAACCCCGAAAATTCTCTCTGTTAATATTGAATCCGAAACGGATTCTATACAGAGCACCCTTGTGTTAGTTAAAGCGACGCTTGATGAATCGGTTGCGGTCGATTCTGTTATGTTATATTATAGTACCGAACGTTATGTTGTTTTCAACGAGATCCCGATGACAAAGCGCGGCGGTCGTTACGTTGGAAACATCCCTGCTTTTCCACCAGGAACAACGGTTTACTATTATGTTGAAGCAAATGCGGTGAAAACACACGGTACGACTGATTTTTCACCGGCGCGCGCAGAACCTAACGCCGCACAGTATCGGGTCAGTGCCTCTGTCGCAAAAGAGTCACCTATCGTTATCAATGAACTAATGGCAGCCAACACGAAGAGCCTCACAGACCCGCAAGGACAATACGAAGATTGGCTCGAGTTGCATAACCTCACCAATGATACAGTGGACCTCTCTGGAATGTACCTAACAGATAAAATAGACAACCTGAGAAAATGGGCATTTCCAGAGAATACAACGATTCCAGGACGAGGCTATCTCCTTGTATGGTTAGATGAAAACGGTAAAGCCAAAACGGGGCTACACGCCAATTTTAAACTGTCCCGTAACGGTGAGACCGTAGCACTCGTTGATACCGATGCACGTGGAAATCAAGTACTTGACAGTGTGACGTTTGAAAAACAGGAGAGAGATGTTGCCATCGGCAGATGGCCAAATGGCAGTGGGGAACTTAGACATGTCCAAACCACACCCGGTAAAGAAAACACGCTTCACTAA
- a CDS encoding sigma-70 family RNA polymerase sigma factor, with translation MSVATVFSATMENYSEMGNTEELDRAQEHELVLRCQKGDVDAMGTLITRYQHWVYNIAYGILGHHQDAEDVAQDAFLSVWENIGKFEFRSQFSTWLYRIVKNKCFNHIDQYQRRKTDPMEIDDSQPWVPLDSATPEDEALRSEEKDIVHKALAKLKDSYREILVLRELRELSYEEISEILGCTLGRVKSRLHEARKALKTELERVVW, from the coding sequence ATGTCCGTTGCAACAGTCTTTTCAGCTACTATGGAAAATTATTCGGAGATGGGCAATACAGAAGAATTAGATCGCGCGCAGGAACATGAACTTGTCTTGCGCTGCCAAAAAGGCGATGTTGATGCCATGGGAACCCTCATTACGCGTTATCAACATTGGGTCTATAACATTGCTTACGGCATACTTGGGCATCACCAAGATGCAGAGGATGTCGCCCAAGATGCGTTCCTCTCCGTATGGGAAAACATCGGAAAATTCGAGTTCCGTTCCCAATTTTCTACATGGCTCTACCGTATCGTGAAAAACAAGTGTTTTAATCATATTGATCAGTACCAACGCCGGAAAACTGATCCCATGGAAATTGACGACTCACAGCCATGGGTCCCTCTTGATTCAGCAACACCGGAAGACGAGGCACTACGGTCAGAAGAAAAAGATATTGTGCATAAGGCACTCGCGAAACTCAAAGATAGTTATAGAGAGATACTCGTGCTAAGGGAGCTGCGAGAACTCTCTTATGAAGAAATATCCGAAATTCTCGGCTGCACGCTTGGACGGGTCAAATCTCGCTTACACGAAGCCCGAAAAGCACTCAAAACAGAACTGGAGCGAGTCGTGTGGTAG
- a CDS encoding type II toxin-antitoxin system RelE/ParE family toxin yields the protein MREVFWVGDSKKRLLEFPDGVQQEIGYTLEGVQSGITPHKAKPLKGFSGVYEIVSSYARDTYRAVYVVNLGNLIYVLHCFQKKSTRGIQTPKREIDLIRRRLNAARTLAQKERENDRRKN from the coding sequence ATGCGAGAGGTTTTCTGGGTTGGCGATTCTAAGAAACGTCTCTTAGAATTCCCAGACGGCGTGCAGCAAGAAATTGGCTATACATTGGAAGGTGTGCAGTCGGGCATAACCCCGCATAAAGCTAAACCTTTGAAAGGGTTTTCAGGAGTATATGAAATTGTAAGCAGTTACGCTCGGGATACCTACCGAGCGGTTTACGTCGTGAATCTGGGAAATCTGATTTATGTTCTGCACTGCTTTCAGAAGAAGTCCACACGCGGCATACAGACTCCTAAGAGAGAAATCGATCTTATCCGTAGACGCTTAAATGCAGCAAGAACGCTTGCACAAAAGGAGAGAGAAAATGACCGAAGAAAAAATTGA
- a CDS encoding iron ABC transporter substrate-binding protein — protein sequence MFKNHFSLFKHVLPVLLVLTFVGPVVASNHADETLTIYSGRSKSLVEPIIKQFQEATGIQVKANYGGTTQLAAALLTEGGKSPAALFWAQDAGALGAVSKKEMFEKLPEAILMKVPSSFRDAEGFWVATSGRARVLAYSSERVKMKELPESIFDLTQPMWKGRVGWAPTNASFQAFVTSLRVQVGEEKTKEWLLGMKANGVKKYAKNTPIIEALAAGEIDAGLPNHYYLLRFKKTDANYPVAQTFFKASDPGNLVNIAGVGVLKTAENKKAALKFVEFLLSIKAQQYFTSDVFEYPVTEGVTQNENLVPLSELIKVAPVFNLNDIDDLDGTVKLLQAVEIL from the coding sequence ATGTTTAAGAACCATTTTAGTTTATTCAAGCACGTTTTACCGGTTTTGCTGGTACTCACCTTTGTCGGACCCGTTGTTGCGTCGAATCACGCTGATGAAACATTGACGATCTACTCTGGACGCAGTAAAAGCCTCGTTGAACCGATCATCAAGCAGTTTCAGGAAGCAACCGGTATCCAAGTGAAGGCGAATTATGGGGGAACAACGCAGTTAGCCGCTGCACTCCTAACAGAAGGCGGCAAAAGTCCTGCAGCCCTCTTTTGGGCACAAGATGCCGGTGCGCTCGGTGCGGTTAGTAAAAAGGAAATGTTTGAAAAACTCCCGGAAGCTATACTCATGAAGGTCCCTTCGAGCTTTCGCGACGCTGAGGGTTTTTGGGTTGCTACAAGTGGCAGAGCACGCGTTCTCGCCTATTCCTCAGAGCGCGTCAAAATGAAAGAACTTCCAGAAAGCATTTTCGACTTAACACAACCTATGTGGAAAGGTAGAGTCGGTTGGGCACCAACGAACGCTTCTTTCCAAGCCTTTGTCACTTCCCTGCGCGTACAAGTCGGTGAAGAAAAGACAAAAGAATGGTTGCTCGGTATGAAAGCAAATGGAGTAAAAAAATACGCGAAGAATACACCCATCATAGAGGCACTCGCTGCGGGTGAAATTGACGCAGGTTTGCCGAATCACTACTACCTGCTCCGATTTAAGAAAACGGACGCAAATTATCCAGTCGCACAAACCTTCTTTAAGGCAAGCGATCCGGGAAATCTCGTCAACATTGCTGGGGTCGGCGTGTTAAAGACTGCCGAGAACAAGAAAGCCGCCCTGAAGTTTGTAGAATTCTTGTTATCTATCAAAGCACAGCAGTACTTTACGAGTGATGTTTTTGAGTATCCTGTTACGGAAGGTGTAACCCAAAACGAAAATCTCGTGCCGTTATCCGAACTGATCAAAGTGGCTCCGGTATTTAACCTCAATGATATCGATGATCTTGACGGTACAGTTAAACTTCTGCAAGCAGTTGAGATTCTATAA
- a CDS encoding zf-HC2 domain-containing protein, translating into MNHRQIQNALSAYLDNELSASVRKQVEAHLRTCDECSDMLAVFRENSTKIRDFVHPAPPIKEMVMARIHEQLQDELSAYLDNELTPDTRTRIAAHLRTCDECSDMLAAFQQNREQIKRLEHRAPASIQHAVMAQIRQQAAQANVEKPTRTLQLPDVGQWLSDMGRWFLRPVTAGATGILTLALILGALYFFPTAPQYEETLDFYYGLHAEQLTDYPLNLNGSSLQPEEPVESNGDDELFLNLYLENVGN; encoded by the coding sequence ATGAACCATCGTCAAATTCAAAACGCATTATCTGCTTACTTAGACAACGAATTAAGCGCAAGCGTGCGAAAGCAGGTCGAAGCACATCTCCGCACTTGCGACGAATGTTCTGATATGCTCGCAGTGTTCCGAGAAAATAGCACTAAAATCAGAGACTTCGTTCATCCCGCACCACCTATCAAGGAGATGGTGATGGCGAGGATACACGAACAACTCCAAGATGAATTGTCAGCCTATTTAGACAATGAATTAACACCAGACACGCGAACGCGGATTGCAGCACATCTCCGCACCTGCGACGAATGTTCCGACATGCTCGCAGCATTTCAGCAGAATCGTGAGCAGATCAAAAGACTTGAACACCGCGCCCCTGCTTCAATCCAGCACGCAGTCATGGCACAGATACGCCAACAGGCGGCACAAGCAAACGTAGAGAAACCTACTCGCACCTTACAATTACCAGATGTTGGGCAGTGGCTGTCGGATATGGGACGCTGGTTCTTGCGTCCTGTTACTGCCGGGGCGACTGGTATTCTGACACTTGCCCTGATTTTGGGAGCACTTTACTTTTTTCCAACTGCTCCTCAATATGAAGAGACGCTCGACTTCTACTATGGGCTTCACGCGGAACAATTAACAGATTATCCATTGAACTTAAACGGCAGTAGCCTGCAACCTGAGGAACCCGTGGAATCAAATGGTGATGATGAACTATTTCTTAACCTCTATCTGGAGAATGTAGGGAATTAA
- a CDS encoding DUF4956 domain-containing protein, with product MNILSDFLTFPPLITMGTDALRLLLAFVLGVFIVNIYRWTHAGIPQKSFTDTLIILCMLISVVMVIIGDSIARAFSLVGALSIIRFRTAIQDPRDIGFVFYALAVGMAIGAGNPSVAVLAAFLIGIIILGIYHWHENFSNDNEFSLEFCLPPEPSFKTVYRPVFDRHLIYERLIEKRIRKSGVVELNYRVKLETPQDWLVFFNELSNIESVTDVKLDKE from the coding sequence ATGAACATACTATCTGATTTTCTAACTTTTCCACCACTCATAACGATGGGGACCGACGCACTTAGGTTACTCCTCGCGTTTGTGCTTGGTGTTTTTATTGTTAACATCTACCGATGGACACACGCTGGGATCCCACAGAAATCGTTTACAGACACACTCATTATTTTGTGTATGCTGATTTCAGTTGTGATGGTGATCATCGGCGATAGTATCGCCCGGGCGTTTAGCTTGGTCGGGGCGTTATCTATTATTCGGTTTCGTACCGCCATCCAAGACCCACGCGACATTGGCTTTGTTTTCTACGCGTTAGCTGTTGGAATGGCGATTGGTGCTGGAAACCCATCCGTAGCAGTTTTGGCAGCATTTCTCATCGGTATCATTATACTCGGCATATACCACTGGCATGAAAATTTTAGCAACGATAACGAGTTTAGCCTCGAGTTCTGCCTACCACCCGAACCGAGTTTTAAGACCGTTTATCGCCCCGTCTTTGATAGACACCTGATTTACGAACGTCTGATTGAGAAACGGATAAGGAAAAGCGGTGTCGTCGAGTTGAACTACCGGGTTAAATTGGAAACGCCGCAAGACTGGCTCGTTTTTTTTAACGAATTATCAAACATCGAAAGCGTGACAGATGTGAAACTGGACAAAGAATAG
- a CDS encoding iron ABC transporter permease: MNAKAQTLSTHRYFFIPAVVVGIGGLIPLGYLLIKAFSAEGTALLEIVFRWRNARLFLNTLLLTLGVLVLNLLIATPAAWLTSRTRLKGKPIFTVLSVLPLAIPGYVMAYALLALGGNIGIVAQLFGVSIPRLSGYWGALLALSAYTSPYLFLNLRTALLGLDPSLEESARNLGYRYPEVFWHIILPQLRPAFYASGLLISLHVLGDFGVVSLMRYETFSYALYIEYTLSFEHTYAAWLALMLLTFTGCLLYFETKLLKRVTLHRAGRGTSRQSSLISLGMWRVPAYSYLCLLAVITVIIPAGAVSFWICAPLANAFSEVRGFDASALQGLVEALTGSLSVAIPTGVLCAMLAVPLAYIEVRHPSRTSNMLARAAYIVYAIPPLAFALSLILFVLNTAPFIYKTLPVLIYACTLHFLAEAIGPVRSSLYQSSPHLEEAARSLGYPPLQAFLRALLPMLFRSMLTATALVFLATMKELPFTFLLSPPGYESLALNVWSYTSEAMFAEAAPYALAILIFSGIFVGLIIRHEGQT; encoded by the coding sequence TTGAATGCCAAGGCACAAACACTAAGTACGCACCGATACTTCTTCATTCCCGCTGTTGTCGTCGGGATCGGTGGACTTATCCCGTTAGGTTATCTGCTCATCAAAGCGTTCTCAGCGGAAGGCACAGCTCTTTTGGAGATTGTCTTCCGCTGGCGGAACGCAAGACTCTTCCTTAACACGCTCCTTCTGACCTTGGGCGTTCTCGTCCTGAACTTACTAATAGCGACACCCGCCGCATGGTTAACGAGTCGGACCCGCCTGAAAGGCAAACCTATCTTCACAGTGCTAAGTGTGCTACCGCTCGCAATTCCCGGCTATGTAATGGCTTACGCGCTACTGGCACTCGGCGGAAACATAGGTATCGTTGCACAGTTATTCGGCGTTAGTATCCCACGTCTGAGCGGTTACTGGGGCGCGCTCCTTGCGCTCAGTGCCTATACAAGCCCATACCTTTTTTTGAATCTACGCACAGCCTTACTCGGGCTTGATCCAAGTCTCGAAGAATCCGCTCGAAACCTCGGTTATCGGTATCCTGAGGTTTTTTGGCATATTATCCTTCCGCAATTGCGTCCCGCCTTTTATGCCAGCGGTCTACTTATCAGTCTACATGTACTCGGCGACTTCGGGGTTGTATCGCTGATGCGCTATGAAACCTTTAGTTATGCGCTCTACATTGAATACACCCTCTCCTTTGAACATACTTATGCGGCGTGGCTCGCGCTGATGCTCCTAACCTTCACAGGATGCCTTCTCTATTTTGAAACGAAGTTGCTGAAACGAGTGACACTCCACCGTGCTGGACGCGGGACTTCTCGGCAATCCTCTCTGATTTCACTCGGTATGTGGCGCGTTCCAGCGTATTCCTACCTCTGCCTGCTCGCAGTCATAACCGTGATTATCCCTGCAGGTGCTGTGTCTTTTTGGATCTGCGCGCCGCTTGCAAACGCATTTTCAGAAGTCAGAGGGTTCGATGCCTCCGCCTTGCAAGGTCTTGTAGAAGCATTGACGGGTTCACTCTCCGTTGCAATACCGACGGGTGTTCTGTGTGCGATGCTGGCAGTGCCGTTGGCTTATATCGAGGTCCGACACCCCTCGCGAACGTCAAATATGTTGGCGCGTGCCGCCTACATAGTTTATGCCATACCGCCGCTTGCGTTCGCCTTATCGCTCATCCTTTTCGTTCTAAACACTGCGCCTTTTATTTATAAGACGTTACCCGTGCTAATCTACGCCTGCACACTACATTTCTTGGCAGAAGCCATTGGACCCGTCAGAAGTTCGCTCTATCAAAGTTCACCACACTTAGAAGAAGCCGCTCGCTCCCTCGGCTACCCACCCCTTCAAGCATTTCTCAGAGCACTTTTACCGATGCTGTTCCGCAGTATGCTAACAGCGACTGCTTTGGTTTTTCTCGCAACAATGAAAGAATTACCGTTTACATTTCTCTTATCGCCACCCGGATATGAGTCCCTCGCTCTCAATGTCTGGAGTTACACATCAGAAGCCATGTTTGCTGAAGCCGCACCGTATGCCCTCGCGATTTTAATCTTTTCTGGAATATTTGTCGGATTAATCATCCGCCATGAAGGTCAGACATAA
- a CDS encoding dienelactone hydrolase family protein, with translation MQICNALMLGIIVTGLLSINNAGADSTKAELEASPRHGEWVKVTTADERVVNTFVVYPEVKEPATAIIVIHEIFGLTDWIRLVADRLAAEGFVAICPDLLSGMGPDGGGTESFESGDDVRRTIRELSPSQVTSDLDAIQKYARDLPSTNEKVAVSGFCWGGGQTFSYAVHSDTIAAGFVFYGRAAAAEDVPKISAPIYGFYGESDNRINATIDETKAAADAANVTYEPVIYEGVGHAFLRRGMAEDANNAQKAATKAAWERWVSLLKGL, from the coding sequence ATGCAGATATGCAATGCCCTTATGTTGGGTATCATTGTGACCGGACTATTGTCTATTAACAACGCAGGAGCAGACAGCACAAAGGCTGAACTTGAAGCATCACCGCGCCATGGCGAATGGGTGAAAGTCACAACCGCCGACGAACGTGTAGTCAATACCTTTGTCGTTTACCCAGAAGTGAAAGAACCCGCAACAGCCATCATCGTTATCCATGAAATTTTTGGACTCACCGATTGGATTCGGCTCGTCGCCGACAGACTCGCTGCAGAAGGGTTTGTCGCAATCTGTCCTGACTTGCTTTCGGGGATGGGACCTGACGGTGGCGGTACTGAGAGTTTTGAATCCGGTGATGATGTCCGACGGACTATTCGAGAACTCTCACCCTCTCAAGTCACATCCGATCTGGATGCCATTCAGAAATACGCCCGTGATTTACCCTCAACCAACGAAAAGGTTGCAGTCTCTGGATTCTGTTGGGGCGGTGGACAAACCTTCAGCTACGCCGTCCATTCCGATACAATCGCTGCTGGATTTGTGTTCTATGGTCGTGCTGCAGCCGCGGAAGATGTCCCTAAAATATCTGCACCGATATACGGCTTCTACGGTGAAAGTGACAACCGCATCAATGCCACAATTGATGAAACCAAAGCCGCTGCCGATGCTGCAAACGTCACCTACGAACCTGTCATTTATGAAGGTGTTGGACACGCTTTCTTGAGACGCGGCATGGCAGAAGATGCAAATAACGCACAGAAAGCCGCCACCAAAGCCGCATGGGAACGATGGGTATCGCTTCTGAAAGGATTATAG